Genomic window (Arachis hypogaea cultivar Tifrunner chromosome 13, arahy.Tifrunner.gnm2.J5K5, whole genome shotgun sequence):
tGAAGACTATAACTTCATTAAATAATGAAAAGATAaatgttaaaagaaaaattaaaacagtaAGATTACAGGACTTCCAAACATTATTATTTTAAGCTAATActtagcaaataataatttattatactCACATTTACAGAATTTTacacataaaatatataatttatatttatatttatcaaaatttatacaTATGACTCAACATAATTTATATCTGTATTTGTCATAATTTGCACACATGAATCAACATTAAAGATAGTTTGTGttgacaaaaattaataaaaaatgttgACCCTAAAATTTTCTGAAATTAGAAAACTTctctaaattatatttttaactatactatttataagaaataaaaaagttattcTATATACATATCAATATATCATTAGGATCGGAGCTCCTATCAGAATTCATTTAAATGGGACACTCATTGTATATTACTAAGTTTTAGTGCCAAATTTTAGGTAGTTGTCCATACTGGTTTAACTTTTCACTTGAAATGCTAGGCTGTTTACGAACGagttttttaacattaaaaaaaataggtGTGTATACTAATAAATCCATTCTCTCCAAGCGACTACATGAGCCTGTTTGTTAAGGGGAACGAATCATTTAAGGGAGGGACTAACCGTCTGGCATAAAAACATAAGATGCCGCATACTTATTTGTAGAAATTGACAAACCATTTTTTATGGTTAGACGCTCTCCACAATGGAAATGGACAGGGCCAAATTAGGTATTTAtcagagaaataaaaataaacacaTTTGCAACTTACAATTAGGGATAATAATTACTAGTGGATATGACTATGAGCCTTTACATTTCATTCCTATTAACTATTAAGGCTCACGATCAAAACGTGTGCACAGAAGAGGTATCCTTAGAACACGTTTCGTTCCTTTTTCAAACTGACGTGAAACTTTAGATTTACCATCATGATTGTCtcctttccaaaaaaaaaaaagaaaaaacaacaacaacaacacactTTACATACATACACTAGGTGCCTAAGAAGTAAGTGCAAGAAACtacattttaaaatttacttACAGTGTTTGTAGGACTAACTGCGGAGCTACCCTTACGTTAATAAAACAAAACGAAGATGGTAGTAGAATTAATATTTGATATTTAGGAGAATAACAGAACGTCGTCGTTGAAATTGAAGACTTCGTTCCATGTCAATTCTCCAACAGAACCTGCAGGACTGAGATTCATAGGACCACATTCCTTCACATCCTCAAACCACGTCGTTCTCCAAACCGACTCTGACTCTTCCTCTTCTCCCAACAAACCTTCCCACCACTCCACCGAATCCGCCTTCCCGGGCGACCGGGTCGGGTCATGCCCGCTCCGTGCATCCACCACCTCCACGGCCGCTTTGGCCGCCGCCGACTGTATGTCACGCCTGGACGACGAGAGAGGGCGTGGCAGCGAGTGAACAAGGTCGGGGAAATTGAGGGTGGCGGAGTTTCCTTTGAGGAAGAAAGCGGCGGAGTCGTATGCACGAGCCGCCATCTCAGGCGAGCCGAATGAGCCGAGCCATACACGGGTTTTCTGGCCGGGCATTCTGATCTCGGAGACGTAGCGTCCCCAGCTGCGTTTTCGAACCCCGCGGAATGCGGTATCGCGCTGGCGGGAACGTTTCTGGGTGCCCCGTTTAGCGGACGGGTCGGGTCGGTCACTTTCCTCggttatggacatatgtgtgattTATTCTTTCGATTCTGAGTTATGAGTGTTGAGTAATGATGCTTTGCGGGCTTCTTGGTAGTCAGATTTTGGGTGGGGGGTTTTAATTTGTAGCCACTGGATTTTCAAGTGTACTGTGGAGCGAAAGAGTTATATTAGCTAGCTGGCATTTCCTGTGCTTCACTGCTTCActgcttttcatttttttaattattaaatttttattttctttttcctcttcggCCTTCAAATTTATATCATAcaaacaacttattttaattaCCAACTTAACTTAAAAAAGCAAGACAGGTGTTTATTTTCAATACATATAAAAGAGGAAGGATATTCATTAGTCTAATTTAGAATGAAGGTGCAATGAAAaagtttctaaaattttaattgtactataaaaatgatcaaatttgaaaaaattatactattttgatctttattttttttagtcaacTTATTTTTTACATTGTGAGTGACTTAACATATTTTTTTAGGTAAAAACTCAGGTACAGttgatttcacgtgaagttgatacctgagagttgttagattatttgaattatctgactaaatttttatctaaaaacttttagattcacgtgaagttgactacATCTGAGTTTTCACCATTCTTTTAACGTTAGATTAGACggatcaaaaaaaaatatttgataaaacgATAATAtttaactttaataataatatatatttttgggaTAAGACGTTTTGTAAATTGTTGAGGGAAAAAGAATGTAAATTAACGTGGTGCTCAATTTCAAAAACGTTTATGATGCATTTTAAATCTCGAAAATTTTTTCGATACAAACAATGAATTTCAGAACCACTTTAAAAttttactcatatatatatatatattaacagggCTATATATTTCTCTTTATGGTAGTAActttttttagcattattttttttaaattctttttaattctactAGTGTATAATATTAACAAAAGTAATATTTAATCAAATgataatctttttaaaaattcaattaaaaattattaagttTGAATATTATTAGTATATACTAATGCATTAATATGTAATAACCTTTATAAATTAAatgtgtataataataataaatgtgaaattagtcaaaataatacgtatatcatattttaatttctcaatttaactcttataaataacattttttgataaattatatataataaatgttattttagagaaaaaatagtACACCAAACTTCTCTCacatattatcattattttatagTTGTAACAAATATAAGATTAATTAATGTAAGTACTTTGCACTCTAACTAAAAGATCATGAGTTTTTGAGtatggaaaattatattttaggaaCAAAAATTCGTACTTCAAACATTCTTTTCCGTCTCCATTATTATACTAGTGTATTGATATATAGACATTAATAATTTACTCTTTTATCATTTATTATAtctgtataaaaataataaaagtaaaaaattatctcaaaaaaataatagaagtaaAAATAAACAAGGTGATAATAATTCTTTAtactataattaaaaataattaaattcaaattttagaaatcacaaaaaatagaatattttttataaatatatatgacaaaaaaattttaaaacaaaaatttattcccaaaactttctatttatttatttctctctctctctcttatatatatatttgaagtaGATAATAATGATTCATATAACACAGACTATTCTTTCTAAAACTATATGTGGAAATAAGCACAAAATTGTAAGTAAAATAAACCACGCATGTCTGATTTCAGAATTCACCCGTCTTTTAAATATCAATGATGCTAGATgtagttaaaaattaattaaaaatataaaataatatatactaaaatataaaatatattaaaaataatttaaataatataacatatgtatttatctatatatatatagtaactaattttagtatattatatttttgcctttaacatatattattattgtttttgtttttttgctcTCTAATAATTGAAAGTTGACAGTAAATAATCGCTGAATGCGAATTGGATAAGTCTTAACAGGCAAACATACATAATTAGCCACTAGATTATTCATTGTATATTTTGTTACCAAGTGACAGCCTATTAATTActtcaatatatataatatatcattTTTAACTTGCGTCTTGtagtgaaaaaaatatataatggtgTTTTTTAATCATGTTGCTATGTATGGATCAACATCataatttcatataatatttaattGTACTACTTGGGAAGGTAATTTATCAAGTTTGTTTTTAAGCTTGAACAATGTTATATGGCATCAATTGGCGTGTCCTAATTGATCACTCAATCTAGGTCGATATAGGGTCTTGCCAACCTTGAAGGTGTATACGTGCTTATCAACTAGGCTAATTAATAGGATTTTCTTCCCCATAGCCATCAACTTACATTTCtttattaattgtaatttgcaGCATAGAAGGTGCTACGAGCCATCCTTTATCATCGAGTTAATTGAATTATATCATGTTGATTTGGCAATTTCACTAACTGATACATTATAATTGCTGTTAAATATTTGTCCGTATGGGCTTACAGCCTTTTCTTAGCAACTACTTTGACAATATATAACTCTAACAACTTACTGTTATATGTCTAACTTTACCGAGAAAGGTTAAATTGATTAGGTTTTGAACAAATTAATAGcaacatatatattatttaattttatgctAATAACAAAAGTTTTTTGATAAGATGATGTATAGTCGAAAATGTACTTATATTGTATGTAGCACTTACCACGCAATGCTAAACATATACGACAAACTTCTAAGTCCAGTAGAGATTCACTTGATATCATCACATGGATCAATTATAAATACTCATCACATAACTTCTTTAATATATTAAGTGGAATTAAACATATCACTTGTTTAGGTAGGAAGCATCTTGAAGTATTAATAAGTAGTTTAATTACAAGATCAAATTCaataaacgtttttttttttgagagaCTTCTACTCTTTTTATATATgacttcaattaaaaaaaattaaattagatttgtcaaattttttaaaataaaatttgaggaTACTAGTGATACAAAAGATtcggattttaaatttttttttcattaacaataattttttatattttaaaaaattattattaataaaaaaaattttagatgccTCATTTAAAGCCAAGTAATGTGTTTCGGTCACTCCTCTTAAATCCAATAAAATCACTTAATCATGGCCAAAATCAACACGGTTTTAGACACATTGAATAATAATGCATTTtgtaattcaaatcatatagaattatattttttttcagaaaaaatataagtagacaatgaaaatactaaataatataaataatagatcTATCGGATGTTCAATTTACTAAATGTGCGAATGGTTatcttaatattaagatttagataaATACGTAATTTGAGATGTAATGTGTTTTTACTTTATTAGACTAATTTTAGAatctattatttacattattcataaAAATCATTGTGTACCTATTTTATTGAAACATTTCTAAAAACATAGAAAACGGTTGATTATCATATTTTCTAAGAGACAAAGAGTTATTAGCTCTCACAACTATGGTATCCAGACCCAGCACATTATATTACCCATTATTCATCTTAAAGACTCTTAATTTGAGTATTAAGGACTTTTTATAGGTACCTTTATCTTTTTGGAGACACGAACTCAAAGAAATTCGTCGCAGTCTCGTATCCGATCCTACAAATTTATGTTCTACTACTAAAAGAGATAATCATAGTCTCATTTTTGGAACACAATACAATCATGCAACTAATCATAGCATGCATACACTAGTTAAGAATCGAAAACATATTTAGAAAGCAAAtcgattatatattttttagaagaaCTTAACGATTTTTGAATTGAAAGttgattagttattttatatattgataaatataacaaatcattttaaatattattgtaattacaagataaagaaataaatttatttttgaagattTTAATTATTGATGTTAAAAAATGAGAGTCGATACATGTCTTTAAAGGAAAGGATTtagttaatatgtattttaaagaAGGACACAAGATAAACTTATTATTAgtgaatatatttaaatatttttatttaataaatatattaaaaatttaaattttttatatttttaataaaaaaaatttaattttattataatcttAAATAAACCCCAAAGTAAAAACTAAAAGGTGGAAGTTGCCAAACATGAATAATTCAACATTTGGTGGTCATTGATGCATCAGCATGACATAATTAGTATGAgatgaatttattttctgttgttaCAAAAGTTTCGAATTAGTAGATTCGTCAGTTAATAAATTTATGAGTAGTCATTAGAAGATTGCATTGCAGTACTATAGAGATCAGAGGATCGGATAAGAGACGAAGAAGCATATAATtgattatcatcattcatcaaagcGGTGGAAAGAGGACGTACGAGTGAGTAATAAGAAAACACGTCATCATCATATATGGATGAAAAACGCGTGAAGCCAGCTGGGTGTGACTGTGAAGTATATATGAATTCCCAAGTGAAATAGTGAAGGGGTTAAAAATGGCAAAGCATTGTTTGAGCCACCAAACGAAGATTACATTACCAATTTATGATAATGAATGAAATCAATGAATAGATGCATGTCTGTGCAGTGCATGAATATAGGCATGCACCGTGTTGACTTCAACGCgtgtttaattatatatgtgaAGACCGTGCTGTACCCTATAGTACTTATTATTGTCCTTCACTTCCTCAGGCTCTTGTCTTATTCATTCTTGTTCTTGCAAGATACAATGCAACAACCGTGTTACAGCTGGTGCAATAATACACACTCTTTCTAGTTTCTACTTGCTAGTTACTACTTTCTCCCTCCCTCCATCTTGCTTCTTTTCTTTCAAAACTgaattcattattcatatttcagTAGTTAGGTTATTTTTGGCTCACTACTTCTCGTTATTGTTTCAATCGTAATATATATGCAGCCTTAACTTAACTACTAAAAGAGAGCCTCTactttatgtatacatatatacTTACTAGGCAAAGTATTTGATGAGGTTTTCAACGAGGGTCTCATTGATGAGATTCACAATTTAATTGCTTAAATTcccctactttttttttttgccaaattgCAATGAGGTACCGGTTATTTGGTACGATTgataattaacctttttattttaaaataaataaataaaaaagaagtaataagaataaaataacaaaatataaatagaagacacTAGTATTAATGATCACTAATATTATTATCTCACTGAAAtagaaataatttatatatttattaatattatacatATTGTAGTGTAtactaaaaaagtaaaaaagatgGAAGAAAGAgagtttatattatatatgtatgaaAGAGAAGAGTATTCCTTATTGTGTATATTGTCTCTGATTAAGCCTCCTATTTATATTTGTATAAGTTTAACTTTTTCAAGTTTTGGAAAGATGGCACTATCTATCATTAACTATTTGTACCATCCAAGTAAATTTAATTGGAGGAATGGTTGGTGGTCATCCATATtgtaacactcccccttggatgaccatcaAGGATTGTGCCTCGTTAAAACTTTACTAAAGAAATACTCAAtagaaaaaactttagtgaaggaaaaagagtacaaaatcttTTGTGATAGgggatgcctcattaaaaaccttgtcaagaaaatcTCAatgaaaaaaacctgaccaaggaaaaaagagtacagactccccctcttgtcgacatcatttaacatCTCGAAATCagcgcatcccaatctgatgtaccaatttttcaaaggaggattttgagagtgactttgtaaataaatctgccagattatcacttgaacggatctgttggtcatcaattgtcccttaattttgaagatcatgagtgaagaaaaatttgagagaaatatgctttgttctatcacctttgatgtatccacccttaaatTGAGcgatgcatgctgtattatcttcaaacaggacagttggggctatcttatgatcaatcagtctacatgatgacagaatatattagatcaaactcctgagccaaaaataatcgcgacttgcttcatgtattactagtatttcagcatgattagaggaggttgttgctatcgtctgttttgtggacTTCCATGATATAGTTGTACCACCATATATGAACAAGCATCCTGTTTGAGATAtccctttgtgtggatcagacaagtatcctgcatctgcatagccaactagttgtgactttgatccatagggataaaacaatcccatatcaaccgttccataaaGATATCGAGAAATTTGTTTGATttcattccaatgtcttctggatGGAAATGAACTATACCttactagtaaattcaccgcaaaTGATATATCAAATCGTgtgttattagcaagatacattagcgctccaatgacactaagatatggtacttcaggaccaatgatatcttcattttcttgcttaggacggaattgatccattttcacatccaaagatcttacgatcattggggtacttaatggatgtgacttatccatataaaatctcttcaagatattttctgtgtatgttgtttgatgaataaagatcccatttttgtatgctcgatctgcaggacgagacaaaatttagtctttccaagatctttcatctcaaactcttcttttagagtttttataattattggaatcTCTttaggagttccaatgatatttaaatcatcaacgtacacagcaattataatgaatccagatgcagatttctttatgaaaatacatgggcagatatcatcattcttaaatccatttttggccagatactcggtaaagacgattataccacattcgtccaaatTGCTTTAAACCATATAaggatctttgcaatttgactgagtataacccctgtgaatattcattggttgatttagatatctttaatccttcagggactttcatatagatatcacgatctactGATCCGTATAAGTAgattgttaccacatccattaaatacaTATAcaatttatgatatgcagataaattgaccaaataacgtaatgttattgcatccactacaggggaatatgtttcttcatagtctataccgggcctttgtgaaaaactttgtgccacaagtcgagctttgtagcgtacaacttcatttttttcatttcgttttctcacaaatacccatatGTATCCAACaaattttacatcttctggtgtacggattacaggtccaaagacttcatgtTTTGCAAGTAAGTCTAGCTCAGCCTTCatagcttcttcccattttggccaatcattcctgtgtcgacattcttcgactgttcttgaatcaagatccttactttcattcatgatatttaatgccacattatatgcaaatatttcatcgacaattgtcttattttgatccatttctctcctgtaaaggcATAATTTATcaagatctcatcattttcagaAATTTCAGATACCTGAATGTCTTATGGCATTAAAactatatcaaaattttggacaactgcatgtgtctttactatgtctttttcaacaggaatagtatttacctctttttttttttaggatttttgtctttggaaccgacaggtctACCATGCTTCTTGTGTGAATTTGTTTCAGTGGCActtgtccaactgggacatcaattcgaattgggatattttctgctggtatattagatttggttatcctctttgtatcagaaaatgcatcaagcaattcattttctattctttgcaaatgtataattttTGAGCTTCTAGTTTACATTGccttgatcgaggatctaaatgcatcaaggatgatgcattccaactAAGTTCCCttttaggaagcttattctctcccctaatgttggaaattttaattcatcaaaataacaATCTACAAATCGGAacttaaatacatctccagtttgtatctcaagatacatCACTATAAAGgtagaatcatatccaacatatattctcaattttctttggggtcccattttggtgcgagaaggtggcgcaatgggaacatatattgcacacccgaatattcttaaatgagaaacatttggctgctggccaaaagctaattgtataGAGAGAACTatggtaacttgttggcctcaaacgaattaGTGCTGCTGCATGCAAaatgtaacactctaccacacagagctttacacctagaatgtaaaacagaggtggcgagacgctacaacctctaaaagtaaaaatatatgtatataacaaGGATAATATATCTGGGAGTCTTGAAAGAAAACGGTACGACGAAAACAAAATCGAAGGTATAATGCTCACAAGAAACAGAAAGATAGAAAActtatacagaaaaccacaaaacagaTATATGAAAAAAAGTAGAGTTCTAATTAATAGTTATATAATCAAGATCTAGACTCGACCTGCGAAATAAAGGTCGGCTAGAATATATATAGGTAAATATAAATtatgtttctccaagtcaacatctaatagaaacaaaacataatatatacaagaTGGAGAATCTAgacacatatataaacataaaccaAATATAAACACCGGTGAAATTTCCCTCGTTTCTCCTCCTCTAGACATGGGGTATCTTAGTTACATAGACATATAATACAGA
Coding sequences:
- the LOC112737409 gene encoding ethylene-responsive transcription factor ERF023; the encoded protein is MSITEESDRPDPSAKRGTQKRSRQRDTAFRGVRKRSWGRYVSEIRMPGQKTRVWLGSFGSPEMAARAYDSAAFFLKGNSATLNFPDLVHSLPRPLSSSRRDIQSAAAKAAVEVVDARSGHDPTRSPGKADSVEWWEGLLGEEEESESVWRTTWFEDVKECGPMNLSPAGSVGELTWNEVFNFNDDVLLFS